Proteins co-encoded in one Capsicum annuum cultivar UCD-10X-F1 chromosome 9, UCD10Xv1.1, whole genome shotgun sequence genomic window:
- the LOC107841174 gene encoding uncharacterized protein LOC107841174: MGEVKRVSDRLIKIKLVIGGLSLHLCSVYAPQAGLEEEVKARFWKNLDKMVRNAHNSEKIIIAGDFIGHIGILPGGYDDVRGDFGFGVRNGDGDALLDFARAFGLEVYKVARKEAKLAVTAAKSATFESLYAGFEEKGGEKRLYRLAKDGERKGRDLD, translated from the exons ATGGGGGAGGTTAAGAGGGTTAGTGATAGGCTGATAAAGATTAAGTTAGTTATCGGGGGTTTATCGTTACACttgtgtagtgtttatgcgccGCAGGCGGGCTTGGAGGAGGAGGTGAAGGCGAGATTTTGGAAGAATTTGGATAAGATGGTGAGAAATGCGCATAACTCTGAGAAAATCATCATAGCAGGGGACTTTATTGGGCACATTGGAATCTTACCAGGAGGCTATGATGATGTGCGCGGTGATTTTGGCTTCGGTGTTAGAAATGGCGATGGAGATGCCTTATTGGATTTTGCAAGAGCCTTTGGGCT ggaggtCTACAAGGTagctaggaaagaggctaagttagcagttacagcTGCTAAGTCAGCAACGTTTGAGAGTTTGTATGCCGGGTTTGAGGAGAAAGGAGgagaaaaaaggttgtataggcttgcaaAGGATGGGGagcggaagggtcgtgacctagattaa